The region GGGGAAGCCCGCTCCGCCGCCACGGAGCGCGTCCATCGAGAGGTCGGTCACCGCGCTCGCGTCCTCATAAGCGACGAGGTCGACGACGAGCGCTGTCGCAGCATCTACAGAATTCTGGCCGACGGGGGCCCCATCTGCATCGACGGCGAACGCGTTGGCGGTGTGGAACGTAAAAAACGGCGGGACGGTCAGCTCTCGGACCCGTTCGCCGGTGTCCCGGCGAATGATGTGGAACCGCGTTCCTCGCTCCGGCTTCCAGTCGTAGTTGTTGATGAAGCCACCCCTCCCGGGGAGGAGGAACTTCGAGGGGTGGGTGACTAGCGGCGGTTCCACAAGGACAGCGTGGCCGGGCGTGAGCGCGAAACTGTGCATATACGCCGGGCGGTCGACCGTGATGCTCGTGACTGGCTCACGGCGGGTGGTTCCCTCCGGAATTCGGAAGAGGACGTACTTGTTCGTCCGACCGAATCGGGTGAAGTACCCCCAGTGAGCGCCCGTCGCGGGGTCCTGTCGGAGGTGCGCAGTGACGTGGTGAGCGGTCAGGTCGTCGTCGTAGCTGAGCGAGCCGCGGTGTGTCAGCGTTTCCGGGTCGAGCCGTATCCAGTTCGGCGTCTCCGTCAGCGCGACCAGCCCGTCGCCGATGCGGGCGACGTGGACGTTGGCGTTGTCGGTGGCCTCGCCGGTCAGCATCGCCTTGAGCTTCGCGAGATAGCCGCCCGAGGAGGAAAACTGGCCGGCGAAACTCCCCTCGTCGACTGCGTTGTGGTAGGCTTCCGTGCGTGGGAAGTGGTTGGTGTACCGGAGCTCGCCATCCATGACGGCAAACCGAGTGAGGTGGGCGAGGCCGTCGAACCAGTGGTCGGCTTCGGCGCTGTCTCCGCCGTTTTTCGGTGTTTCGACGGTCCACCGGGCTGGCCCGTTACGGAGCAAGGAGCCCTCGAGCCACGTCGGGAGCGACCCCTCGACGTCGAGCGGGCGGTCCCGAACTTCCTCTGTCAGGTCCCGAAACCCCGTCTTGTAGCCGGTCATGGCGAGTCATTGGCCCGCGAGAGATTAAGAACCCGGCCGCTCGCGGTCGACTTCCTCGACGCGTTCGTCACGCCAGCGCCCCTCCGCGTCCAATTTCCACTCGTCGAGTTCCTTTGGATCGACGTGGACGAACACGTCGTCGACCTCCGGAATCTCCCGGATGGCGTCGACGACAGCCGTCTCGATTTCGTGAGCCTCCCGAACCGTCATGTCGCCTTCCACCTCGATGTGGAGGCTCACGTCGACCTCCGGGCCGACGTAGTGCGCAACAACGTCGTGGGCGCCTTTGACTTGGGGCTGGGCGAGCGCGGCCCGAACAATTCGCTCGCGAAGTTCCTCTGGCGGGGCGGCGCCGACGAGATAGTCGACGTTGTCACGGACGATATCGACACCTGTTACGAGGACCCCGACACCGACCACCACCGCGGCGATTGGGTCGAGGACGGGATAGCCGACGGCCGCACCGCTGGCGCCAACAAGGGCCGCCAGCGCGGTCAGCACGTCGGTTCGGTTGTCTTTCGCGGTCGCCACCAGCGCGGGTGAGCGGTGCTCCTCGCCGACCGAGAGACAGTAGCGGTAGAGCCCGAACTTCGCGGCGGCACCAAAGCCGAGCACCCCCGCGGCCAGTGGTGAGGCAGCCTGATAGCTCCCTTCGAGGAGCGAGGTTGCGCCCGTCCACATGACGGCGATACCGGCGCTGAACACCCCGAGGGCGACAAACAGCGCGACGAACGGCTCGATGCGCTCGTGACCGTGAGGGTGTTCGAAATCCGGCGGGCGGGTGGTGAGGTAGAGGCCGGCGACGACGACGGCGCTGTAGAGGGTGTCGGCGCCGCTGTTGACCGCTTCGGAGGCGAGGGCGAGACTCCCAGTCTCCAGCCAGACGCCGACTTTGAGCAGGGCGAGGGCGGCGTTAGCCGCGAGGACCACCAGCCCGACACGCCGGACGACCTGCTTGCGCTCCATTCGGCCGTACTGGCGGCGCCATCGTACTTGAACCCCGGCATCGCCGTCGCGCCCGAGCCCTGTGAGTTACTCGAAAGAGAGCCGCACCGCACCGCCCGCTGCGATTCCGTCGGCCTCGTCCAGCGTCCCAAAAGCCTCGTGGAGTTTCTCGTAACTGGCTTCGAGCGCTTCGACGATGACCTTCGTGTCCGAAACGACGGGCATGAAGTTGGTGTCGCCGTTCCAGCGCGGCACCAGATGGGTGTGGATGTGGTCGTCGATAGAGCCGCCCGCCGCAGCTCCTCCCAAATTCTCTCCAGCGTTGATGCCGTTCGGGCCCATCCCCGCCTCCAGCGCGGCGATGGCGGCGTTCTTGGTCTTCGCGTGGTCCAACAGTTCCGCGTCCGAGAGGGTGGCCCACTCCCCGGTGTGGCGGTCGGGAATGACCATCAGGTGGCCCGGTGCGTACGGCGCGTTGTTGAGAATGGCGAAGGAGTGCTCGCTTCGCGCGACGATACGGGAGTCGGCGTCAGTCTCGCGGTTGGGGAGCACACAGAACGGGCAGCCGTCGATGGCGTCCTCCTCGGGATCGCGTTCCACCCACTCGATGCGCCACGGGGCGAAGATCTGGTCCATGGTTCGGGGTAGGGTGGCGGGTGGTTAGTGGTTCGGGGCTCGCCTCGACCCCAATAGTGATTCACACACTTTCACAACGCGTATCCGCCTCCGCTCACCACCGGTTCACAGAGCTGGCCGATGTCCCTCACTTCCTTCTGAGCCGGCGTCCCCGTGGCGCTCGGCACCGGCTGTCGCCGCCCTGCAGCACCGTCCGGGAGGTGCAGTTAGCTGACGGCGAGCGTTACGGCCTGCTCGAAGGCGAGTGGGCGGGCGTCGAGGCGGTGCTGGAGAGATAGCGCATAGCGGGGCGTGGCTCCACGCTTGCTGAACGAACTGCGGGCTGGAACCTATCCGACCGGGAAAATCCGGATTTATGAAATCGGACGGGAATGTTGGCGCAGCAGCGCCCTAATGGCGTGCCCAACTCTCCTCAAGCGATAGCGTGGAGTCTAGACCTACTCACTCGATTCGCGTCTCGTGAGCCAATCAGAGCCTCTGGTTCTAGTGACGACGACTGGCTAGTATTCCCCATGCGTGGGAAGCTTCGCCGATACAACTATGCTTCTGTATGTACAACGTGTGCACAGACATGAGCTCCAAGCGGGTGAATTTCCGAATTCCCGAGGAGTTGGTCACCCAAGCGGATATCGCCGCTGAGGTCACCCACAAGAACCGGACGGAGGTGCTTATCGAAGCGCTTCGGCAGTATCTCGAAGAAAAAGAGTCAGAGGAGAGCTTCCGGGAGGCAGTCGTCGAACTATACCTTGATGACCAGATTGCGTTCGAAGCCCTCGCAGACGTAATTGGCCGCCAAGATGCTGAAGCAGTTCGGTCGTCGAAGAACATCTTGGACCGGGGGGAGGAGCTTGCGGATAGACTCGTCGACCGCTGATGATCGTCGTCGATACGAGTGCACTCATCTCGTTTGCTGTCGGCGACGCAGTTGAACCAGTCCTCGAAGCCTTCGACGTGGTCACGACACAGTCCGTCCGTACGGAACTCAAAGCGACCACCGATTACGATGACCGACACGGGGTGGGTGCAACAACAGCTCTCCAGGCAGCAGGGGCGTTTACCGTCGTCGAGGCACAGGGTGAGGTGTTCGAATCGAGTCGTATCGATGCTGGTGAGGCAAGCTGTGTCGCTGTGATGCGGACCTGCGATGCGGATTTTCTTGTTACCGACGACTACCGAGCACTCCCTGAACTACAGCAACTGGTCGACGCCGAGGTTGTTCCCTCCCCGGTTGTACTTCGAGCTCTGGTCAAACGAGGGACATGGTCCGAACAGCGGGCGAAAACCGCATTCGAGACCATTGCAGAGGGGGCGCGATTGGTTGGGTGCGCCAATCTACCGGTATGCACGGCAGCTCTTCGAGTAGGTTCCTTCACAGCTATGTCACTCCGTTAGCCTTCGAGTGGCCGCATACTCGGCGCAACTCCCCGGAAAGGGACCTCATCACCACCCAAACACCCCAGAAACACTCACCATCGCCTGTCGGCGAATAGTCCGTGTACGACAGCCAGAAGCGGGTAGACGCTCGAACCGCTGCATTGGTGGTCGTCGAAACGTCACTGCGAAATTCGTCATAATCGGGTGCTATCCCTCGACTCCGATGCTGTAGCCGAACCGTTTCCTGTGTTTGAAACGCCGTTCGTTGGTGTTTGCGGCCTCATGGCGGCCAAATCGGTCATGGCGGTGTCGACGCCGACAAGCCGGTCTTCATTCTGGAACGCGCGTTAAATGGGGACTTGACGTCCCTGTCGGGAGAATCCGAGTATGAAGATAGACGCTTCTCTGGGGAAATGGTGACCAAAGGAGTTCGACTGGGTCTCATTACGATTGCGCTCCATCGTATCGGTGTATCCGTGAGTATACCCAGCCAGTTCGCTTGTCTAGGCTGGTGGGGGTGGCTCAACGCTGGTAGGAGTGTGTCCATGACTAGGTGAGACGGCCTAGTGGGGCTTCAAGCCTGAACTACTAGATTTATCTACTTAGAGCACCTCTCTGTGGTATTCAGAAATGTTCTGAAGCCATCATGCCACGAACTCAGGAATATGTTGTCGATCTGTCCGCTGATGAACGAGCTGAACTGAACGCCTTGCTTGCCTCTGGGACGCACAAGACTCGCGTTCTCACACGCGCACGTTGTCTCTTGCACGCTGATGACGGCTTGACTGATGATGAAGTCAGTCAAGCCGTCGGCTGTCACCCCACTACCGTCGGTCGGTACCGCAAACGCTACACTGAGGACGGCCTCGCGGCGATTACTCGCCGCAAGGCCGACCGCATCTATGAACGCAAACTCGACGGACGTGAGGAGGCTCACCTCATCGCACTTGCTTGCAGTGATCCACCGGAAGGACGCTCTCGCTGGTCACTTCATCTCTTAGCCGATCACTTCGTCGGACTGACCGAGATCGACGTTGAGTCGATCTCTCATGAGACGGTGCGACAGATTCTAAAAAAACACAACTGCACCCTCACCGATCAAAATCATGGGTGATCAAACCCGAAAACAGCGCTGCGTTCGTTTGCAAAATGGAAGCTGTTCTCGATCTCTACCACGAACCATTCGACCCACTTCGTCCAGTTGTCTGTTTTGACGAGTCCAACAAGGAACTCCATCAAGAGGTTCGCGACCCGCTCCCGGCGCGACCGGGAGCGGTCGCTCGGTATGACTACACCTACGAACGGAATGGCACGCGCAATCTCTTTGTGATGAGCGAGCCGCTGACCGGCTGGCGACACATCGAGGTAACACAGCGGCGACGCAAACAAGAGTTCGTCCAGCAGATGCAATCGCTCGTGGATGATCACTACCCGGATGCGGAGTGCATCCGGGTAGTGATGGACAATCTCAATACACACCAACGGTACGCCTTCTACGAGTTTCTCCCACCCGAAGAAGCGCGTCGGTTGCTCAGCAAACTCGAATTTCACTTCACCCCAGAACACGGCAGTTGGCTGAACATGGCCGAGATCGAATTTAGCGCATTGTGGACAGAGTGTCTTGACAGACGAATCCCAGACGCAGCGACACTCCGCTCGGAGGTCGCTGCGTGGGAACGCTCACGAAACGAGGACAAATCACCAATCGACTGGCAGTTCACCACCGACGATGCTCGCATCAAACTCCGCCAGCTATATCCAGTAAATCACGATTGAAGGCCCACTAGTCCGCTCACTAATTTTGATGGGTGGGAACAGCGATGGTGGTGCATTTCACCGACAGGGTCTACATGAAAATGTTGTTGAAGATCTCGACAGCTCGAATACGGGTGAATTGAGGGTCAATACCCTCGAATCTGTGTAGACATTTGACTACACAAAACACCTACTTCCCCCAGAACGGGTCCCGATTCCGCATCGTGTCGAGATACATGTTCAGCGCCTCGCGCTCGTCGCCGGGAATCTCCTCTTTGAGCTCCTGTTCGAGGATTTTCGCGTGCTTCTCCGGGAGGTCGATCCAGAGTTCGTCGCCTTCCTCGATTTGGCGGCCCACCGTTGGGCCGTCGATGGCGACGCTCACACGGCTCCCAGCGCGGGCTTCGCCCACGTCCTCGCCGTTCTCCTGCATCCCCGAGAGTTCGCCGACGCGAATCTTCTCGCCGTTCTCGAACTTCGCGACGTAGCGGTTGTTCTGGACCGTGCCGGCCATGATTTCGACGCCGACGACCGCGGGGTTGTTCTGCCGGAAGGTGTGGTCCTCCAGAATGCGGAATCGAGCGGGGCGGTGAATCTTGTCCAGCACCGTCTCCTGCTGTTCGCGCTGGAGTTCGTCGTTGAACTCCTCGTAATCCTCGACGAGTTGGTAGATGACGTCGTGGCTGAACAGCCGCACGTCCTGCCGTTCGAGTTCGCGCTCGGCGTCGGCCAGCGTCTCGACGTTGAAGCCGAGGATGACCCGGTGTTTCTCCTCGGTTGCGGTGCTGGCGACCGACACGTCACGCGGCGCGATATCGCCGACTTCCGCCCGGAGGATGGGGATTTCGGCCTCCCGCATCGCGTTGGCCATCGCCTCCAGACTGCCGAGGGTGTCGGCCTTGACGACGACCCCCTGCTCGGCGGTGTCGACTTCGATCTGGGAAAGCTCCTGTTCGACCTTCTCGATGACGTCCTCGAGCGGGCGTCCGCGCACGACCCGGATCGGCGCGCCGGCCATCGCGTCGTCGAGGTCCGGCGCCGCGAGCTTCACACCCGAGGCGGCCTGCACGGCTTCGAGGCGCTCGAACTCCTGTTCGGTCCGAATCTCCGAGAGCGCCCGTGGACGCAGCAGTGCGCGAGCCTCCGTCACGATGGGCCCCTCGACACCGCCGACGACGATGCGGTCGCCCTCCTGTACGATACCGTCGTAGAGCACCACGTCGATGGTGGCCCCGAACCCTTTCTCGTCTTTGACCTCCAGTACGGTCCCCTTGCCCGGGCCCGCGAGGTTGACCGCCATCTCCGCTTTCATGTAGCGCTGGGAAAGGCCCATCAACACCGCCAGCAGGTCCGGAATGCCCTCGCCGGTCATCGCCGAAACGGGGACGACGCCGATGTTGCCCTGGAAGTTCTGGACGCGCCAGTAGAGGTCCGCCGAGAAGCCCGCGTCGGACAGCTGGCCGATAATCTCGTAGAGATTCTCGTCCAGCATCCCGCGAGCGCGCTCGGACTGGGCCTCGTAGGTCTCCTGGACAGGCGCGTCGGGCTGGGGGTTCCAGCCAGGTGTGGTGTCAATTTTGTTCGCGGCGACGACGAACGGCGTGCCCGTGCGCTGGAGAATATCCAGTGCCTCCTCGGTCTGGGGCTGGAAGCCGTCGTTGACGTCGACGACGAGCACCGCGATGTCGGCGAGGGCGCCCCCGCGGGCCCGCAGCGTCGAGAACGAGTGGTGGCCCGGCGTGTCGATGAACAGCAGCCCCGGCAGATCGAAGTCCTCGGCCATGACGAGCTCGCCGGCCATCGAAGAGACTGTATCTAGCGGGACGGCGGTGGCGCCGATGTGCTGGGTGATGGCGCCGGCTTCGCCCTCAGAGACGGCGGAGCCGCGAATCTTGTCGAGCAGGCTGGTCTTCCCGTGGTCGACGTGGCCGAGCACCGCCACAATGGGGGTTCGCAGCGAGCCCGGGTCGACCGAATCGGCGTCTTGGTTGGCGTCAGGCATCGAAAATCACCGAGAGAACTCTCTTAGCTGGGTGGTGTCGGGGGCTGCAGTTACCAGTTTCGACTCCCCGGCGGACAGTCACCGGTCCCCGTGGCGTTTATTGCGTCGCGCCCTGTTTGGGGCTCTATGGCCGACATCCTCGCCGAGAACCTCTCGGGCAAAGCAGTGATGGGTTCCGACGGCACCGAACTGGGCATGCTGTACAACATCACGATGGACCTCAAGACGGGCGAACTCCACGACCTGCTGGTTTCGCCCACCGAGGACACCCCTCGGGGGAAGATTACGTTCGACCGCGACGACGGCGGGCGGTTCCGGGTGCCCGTCTCCCGCGTGCAGGCCGTCAAAGACTACATCGTCATCAGCCGGTAGATGGAAGTCCTCGACACGTCCGCGTTCATTCACGGGTACCACAGCGACGCAGACACCGTCTCCATCCCACTCGTACAGGAGGAGCTGGAAGACGAACACGCCTACCGCTTCGACGCGATGGAAGGAGCCGGAATGGAGATCCACCTCCCTGCTGATGAGACCGTCGACCGCGTGCGCCGCGCGGCGGGCGAGACCGGCGACGCCGGCGAACTCTCCGATACTGACACGCGCCTGCTCGCGACCGCGTTCGAACTCGACGCGACGCTGGTCACCGACGACTACGCGATGCAGAACGTCGCCGAAAAGCTGGGCATTGAGGTGCAGGTCATCGCCCACGACGGCATCACCGAGCGCCGCGACTGGACGTTCCAGTGTGCTGGCTGCGGCCGGGAGTTCGACGAGGACAAGGAGCGCTGCCCAATCTGTGGGAGCGACCTGAACAGGAAGAACCCGGCCTGAGGAAGCCGCTTTTCCAACCGGCGCTCAGCCGACCACCGACAGGTACTGAATCCCGAACGCGGCCGCGTTGAACAGGCCGTGGGCGAGCGCGGGAACCACCAAGTTTTCCGACCGTTCGTAAAGTATGCCGAGCACAGTCCCAAGCAGGAAGGCGATGAAGACGTAGGCCAGCGCACCCGAAACCGGGCCCGAACCGACAGAGTAGTGCAGCGAGCCAAAAAGCGCACCCGCAGCGAGGATGGCGGGCCAGGCGCCCCATGCCCGCTTCAGCAGCCCCTGAATCGCGCCGCGAAACAGCAGTTCCTCGGCTGGACCGACCACCAGCACGGAGACCACCATCATCCAGAGGAAGTACACCGGTGCGTGGGTTTCGGGGTCGATCGCTCGGTTCTGCACCGGCTCGACGCCGACGGCCCCCAGCGCCGTGAGCACGCCGTACTGGATGGCGTAGAGCCCGACGAAGCCGCCGACCACCAGCACCACATCGCGACGGCTCGGGCTGTCGAAGGGGAGCAACGACCGGTCGCCCGCGGCGGCGACGAACAGCAGCGCTGGTGCCGCGAAGCCGGCGAACTGGATTACCGTCCGGAGCAACTCGAAGGCCGTCGTTCCCTCGGCAATGCCAAGAGAAACCGCCACCCCATCCCAGGCACCGACGGCGAAACTGGCACCGACGAGGCCACCGACGAAGAGAATCAGCGCCTGCAGCGTGGCGAGAAACCGGGAGTCAGAAGCCGCTTCCGGCTGGCTCATACCGAGAGGTGCTGTTCTGGCCGGATAGCCGTATCGCTCCTACTCGACGACCAGCCGCTCCTTCCCGCGGACCTGGTCGGCCTCCTCGAACTCGCCGCCGCCGAGCAGCCCGCGGGCCGCCTTCTTCCCCCACTCTACCGCCGGCTGGGTGAACGTCGAGAGCCCCGCAAGCTCCCCGTAACAGATACAGGCCGCCTCCATCCCGAACAGCAGTTCGCCGAGGCCGTGTTCGTCCACCTCGTCGATTTCCACCCGGAGGTTCGGGCAGTCCGCGGCAGCGAGGCTGGCCTCCGTCGCCTCGAACTCCGCGTCAAGCAGCGTGCCCAACGAGGAGCCACCGAGGTAGGAGAGCCCCTCCAGGTCCGTCTCGGGGATGGCGCGGTCCGCGCGCTCGGTTGGTCGCAGGAGCGTCACCAGCTTGTCTCGCGGGCCGGCCCGGTAGAGTTGAAGCTGGGAGTGCTGGTCGGTCGCACCGAGGGCACGGGCTGGCGTCTGGCCCTGTCCGTCCTTCCCGAGGCTCTCGGCCCAGAGCTGGGCGAACCATTCAGCAAAGGTCTCCAAGGATTCGGCGTAGGGCATGAATGCGTTGGTGAGCGCCCCCGCCTCCGCCAGCGCATACGTCACCGCGCCGTAGGCGTAGGCCGGCGAGTCGAACAGAGAGTCCGAGAGCCGGTCGCGCTCGGCGGCGGCTCCCGCGAGAATCGCGTCGATATCGTGGCCCTGAATCGCTGCACAGGCCAGCCCAACCGTCGAGAGCACGGAGAACCGCCCCGGAACACCCTCCGGAACCGGGAGCGCCGGCAGGCCGTGCTGCTCGGCCAGTTCCCGGAGGTTCCCCTCCGGCCCGGTGGTAACGAAAGTGCGCGCTGTCCAGTCGACGCCGGCCGCAGTCATCACTTCGCGCACGACGAGGAAGTTCGCGAGCGTCTCCGCCGTCGTGCCGGAGTTGGAGACGACGTTCATCGTCGTCGTGGAGAGGTCCAAGGAGTCGAGCAGCCGGGCGGTGTGCTCCGGGTCCACGTTGTCAAGGAAGTAGGCCTCGACCTCGCTCTCCAGCGCGTCGGCGATGGTGGCGGCGCCGAGGGCGCTGCCACCGATGCCAACCGTCAGGACGGCCTCGCTGTCAGCGAACGGCTCCACCGCGTCACGGATTTCGGCCGTATCGGTCGTCTCGGGGAGGTTGAGCGAGGTGTATCCGAACTCGTCGTTCTCCATTCCCTCGGCGATACGGTCGTGAGCCTCGGCCACTCGCTCGTCCAGTTCTTCTAACCTCGTGCGGTCGAGGGCGGGTTCGCCCTCGAACGCGTTCGCGATGTCGATGCGCATGACTGTGGGCGGGTGCGGAGCGGGGAAGTAGCTTCGGAGAGCGACCTCGTGGAGTCCAGAAACAGCGACGGCGCCGGCTGGGCGGCAAGCAACGAGCCAACTGGGTCTCACTAGTCGAGGTGCCGAAATACGATTCACATCGTGTATAAATCCCATACTGCAATACAAAATACGCTCATCTCGATAAACCGTAACACTGAGTTTGCTGGCGACTCAAAGCAGCTAACGATGGACGGAAGTCAGCTCAGGTCTTCCTTCCACCGCGCGAACGATGTTTGAACGTCTCCGTCTCGCCCGGTTCGGCGAGACGGTGACGTGTGTCCACTGCGAGAGTGACGCCGTTGTCAACCGAGAAACGACCGGCAAAGACGCCCAGCAGTACTGGTGCAAGCACTGCGAAACCTACTTCAACGACCTCACAAAGACGATTTTCGGCCAGCATCGCTTTGGTCTCGAAGAGATGTTCTATATCGTCAAGGAGATGCGATCTGAGCGGTCCGCTCAGATCGCTCGTGACCTTGATAGAGACTACGAGGCTGTTCTCAACTACGTTCACAAAGTGCAGGACGTGAGCGGTGATATCGACGAATTCGACCTCTACGA is a window of halophilic archaeon DL31 DNA encoding:
- a CDS encoding Beta-carotene 15,15'-monooxygenase (KEGG: srm:SRM_00147 retinal pigment epithelial membrane protein~PFAM: Carotenoid oxygenase), which translates into the protein MTGYKTGFRDLTEEVRDRPLDVEGSLPTWLEGSLLRNGPARWTVETPKNGGDSAEADHWFDGLAHLTRFAVMDGELRYTNHFPRTEAYHNAVDEGSFAGQFSSSGGYLAKLKAMLTGEATDNANVHVARIGDGLVALTETPNWIRLDPETLTHRGSLSYDDDLTAHHVTAHLRQDPATGAHWGYFTRFGRTNKYVLFRIPEGTTRREPVTSITVDRPAYMHSFALTPGHAVLVEPPLVTHPSKFLLPGRGGFINNYDWKPERGTRFHIIRRDTGERVRELTVPPFFTFHTANAFAVDADGAPVGQNSVDAATALVVDLVAYEDASAVTDLSMDALRGGGAGFPSGELRRYRLPLSGGTPAHETLTTAVEMPRFSPAVHTQPYEHVFAQSTEMDGGNALVRVDVETGATQRWAEPEVFSGEPIFVPRPDGDAEADGVVLSLCLDAAEERSVLLVLDGDLTELARAPLPHTVPFGFHGEFFPTWE
- a CDS encoding cation diffusion facilitator family transporter (KEGG: hmu:Hmuk_1513 cation diffusion facilitator family transporter~TIGRFAM: Cation efflux protein~PFAM: Cation efflux protein) produces the protein MERKQVVRRVGLVVLAANAALALLKVGVWLETGSLALASEAVNSGADTLYSAVVVAGLYLTTRPPDFEHPHGHERIEPFVALFVALGVFSAGIAVMWTGATSLLEGSYQAASPLAAGVLGFGAAAKFGLYRYCLSVGEEHRSPALVATAKDNRTDVLTALAALVGASGAAVGYPVLDPIAAVVVGVGVLVTGVDIVRDNVDYLVGAAPPEELRERIVRAALAQPQVKGAHDVVAHYVGPEVDVSLHIEVEGDMTVREAHEIETAVVDAIREIPEVDDVFVHVDPKELDEWKLDAEGRWRDERVEEVDRERPGS
- a CDS encoding histidine triad (HIT) protein (PFAM: Histidine triad (HIT) protein~KEGG: hvo:HVO_2601 histidine triad protein), with the translated sequence MDQIFAPWRIEWVERDPEEDAIDGCPFCVLPNRETDADSRIVARSEHSFAILNNAPYAPGHLMVIPDRHTGEWATLSDAELLDHAKTKNAAIAALEAGMGPNGINAGENLGGAAAGGSIDDHIHTHLVPRWNGDTNFMPVVSDTKVIVEALEASYEKLHEAFGTLDEADGIAAGGAVRLSFE
- a CDS encoding hypothetical protein (KEGG: hma:rrnB0134 hypothetical protein), which gives rise to MYNVCTDMSSKRVNFRIPEELVTQADIAAEVTHKNRTEVLIEALRQYLEEKESEESFREAVVELYLDDQIAFEALADVIGRQDAEAVRSSKNILDRGEELADRLVDR
- a CDS encoding hypothetical protein (KEGG: hma:rrnB0136 hypothetical protein); translation: MIVVDTSALISFAVGDAVEPVLEAFDVVTTQSVRTELKATTDYDDRHGVGATTALQAAGAFTVVEAQGEVFESSRIDAGEASCVAVMRTCDADFLVTDDYRALPELQQLVDAEVVPSPVVLRALVKRGTWSEQRAKTAFETIAEGARLVGCANLPVCTAALRVGSFTAMSLR
- a CDS encoding hypothetical protein (manually curated~KEGG: npu:Npun_R6449 transposase) produces the protein MPRTQEYVVDLSADERAELNALLASGTHKTRVLTRARCLLHADDGLTDDEVSQAVGCHPTTVGRYRKRYTEDGLAAITRRKADRIYERKLDGREEAHLIALACSDPPEGRSRWSLHLLADHFVGLTEIDVESISHETVRQILKKTQLHPHRSKSWVIKPENSAAFVCKMEAVLDLYHEPFDPLRPVVCFDESNKELHQEVRDPLPARPGAVARYDYTYERNGTRNLFVMSEPLTGWRHIEVTQRRRKQEFVQQMQSLVDDHYPDAECIRVVMDNLNTHQRYAFYEFLPPEEARRLLSKLEFHFTPEHGSWLNMAEIEFSALWTECLDRRIPDAATLRSEVAAWERSRNEDKSPIDWQFTTDDARIKLRQLYPVNHD
- a CDS encoding translation initiation factor aIF-2 (KEGG: hbo:Hbor_05590 translation initiation factor eaif-5b~TIGRFAM: Translation initiation factor aIF-2; Small GTP-binding protein~PFAM: Protein synthesis factor, GTP-binding; Translation elongation factor EFTu/EF1A, domain 2), with product MPDANQDADSVDPGSLRTPIVAVLGHVDHGKTSLLDKIRGSAVSEGEAGAITQHIGATAVPLDTVSSMAGELVMAEDFDLPGLLFIDTPGHHSFSTLRARGGALADIAVLVVDVNDGFQPQTEEALDILQRTGTPFVVAANKIDTTPGWNPQPDAPVQETYEAQSERARGMLDENLYEIIGQLSDAGFSADLYWRVQNFQGNIGVVPVSAMTGEGIPDLLAVLMGLSQRYMKAEMAVNLAGPGKGTVLEVKDEKGFGATIDVVLYDGIVQEGDRIVVGGVEGPIVTEARALLRPRALSEIRTEQEFERLEAVQAASGVKLAAPDLDDAMAGAPIRVVRGRPLEDVIEKVEQELSQIEVDTAEQGVVVKADTLGSLEAMANAMREAEIPILRAEVGDIAPRDVSVASTATEEKHRVILGFNVETLADAERELERQDVRLFSHDVIYQLVEDYEEFNDELQREQQETVLDKIHRPARFRILEDHTFRQNNPAVVGVEIMAGTVQNNRYVAKFENGEKIRVGELSGMQENGEDVGEARAGSRVSVAIDGPTVGRQIEEGDELWIDLPEKHAKILEQELKEEIPGDEREALNMYLDTMRNRDPFWGK
- a CDS encoding PRC-barrel domain protein (PFAM: PRC-barrel~KEGG: hvo:HVO_1964 PRC-barrel domain-containing protein) — its product is MADILAENLSGKAVMGSDGTELGMLYNITMDLKTGELHDLLVSPTEDTPRGKITFDRDDGGRFRVPVSRVQAVKDYIVISR
- a CDS encoding Nob1p-like protein (KEGG: hvo:HVO_1965 Nob1p-like protein); protein product: MEVLDTSAFIHGYHSDADTVSIPLVQEELEDEHAYRFDAMEGAGMEIHLPADETVDRVRRAAGETGDAGELSDTDTRLLATAFELDATLVTDDYAMQNVAEKLGIEVQVIAHDGITERRDWTFQCAGCGREFDEDKERCPICGSDLNRKNPA
- a CDS encoding Abortive infection protein (PFAM: Abortive infection protein~KEGG: hla:Hlac_2288 abortive infection protein) produces the protein MSQPEAASDSRFLATLQALILFVGGLVGASFAVGAWDGVAVSLGIAEGTTAFELLRTVIQFAGFAAPALLFVAAAGDRSLLPFDSPSRRDVVLVVGGFVGLYAIQYGVLTALGAVGVEPVQNRAIDPETHAPVYFLWMMVVSVLVVGPAEELLFRGAIQGLLKRAWGAWPAILAAGALFGSLHYSVGSGPVSGALAYVFIAFLLGTVLGILYERSENLVVPALAHGLFNAAAFGIQYLSVVG